The following coding sequences lie in one Streptomyces venezuelae genomic window:
- the tilS gene encoding tRNA lysidine(34) synthetase TilS, with protein MGPHPAVAAIRLAVRRVLHDVLTDLQRTSENDPPRPPLPPHPPHEQPASPLVLVACSGGADSMALASALAFEAPKLGMRAGGITVDHGLQPGSDLRAAEVVVRLTALGLTPVDSVAVSVGRDGGPEAAARDARYAALDAAAERHSAAAVLLGHTRDDQAETVLLGLARGSGIRSLSGMAATSGVAGRYRRPFLHLDRQTARKACMVQSLPVWDDPHNADPAYTRSRLRHEGLPALEKALGKGVVEALARTAQLSRDDADALDTWAAQAETTVRDSTGLLECAKLYALPPAVRRRIVRRAAIDAGAPAGSLFARHIEEVDRLITGWRGQGAINLPGKVVAQRQGGRLVIRQG; from the coding sequence ATGGGTCCCCATCCTGCGGTCGCGGCGATACGCCTGGCGGTCCGCCGCGTACTCCACGACGTCCTGACCGACCTACAGCGCACCTCCGAGAACGACCCCCCACGCCCCCCGCTGCCCCCGCACCCCCCGCACGAGCAGCCCGCGTCGCCGCTCGTGCTCGTCGCCTGCTCCGGCGGCGCCGACTCCATGGCGCTCGCCTCCGCGCTCGCCTTCGAGGCCCCCAAGCTCGGCATGCGCGCCGGCGGCATCACCGTCGACCACGGCCTGCAGCCCGGCTCCGACCTGCGCGCCGCGGAAGTCGTCGTGCGCCTCACCGCGCTCGGCCTGACCCCGGTCGACTCCGTGGCCGTGTCCGTGGGCCGCGACGGAGGCCCCGAGGCCGCCGCCCGCGACGCGCGCTACGCAGCCCTGGACGCCGCCGCCGAACGGCATTCGGCGGCCGCCGTCCTGCTCGGCCACACCCGTGACGACCAGGCCGAGACCGTCCTGCTCGGCCTCGCCCGCGGCTCCGGGATCCGCTCGCTGTCCGGAATGGCGGCGACCTCGGGGGTCGCCGGCCGTTACCGCCGCCCCTTCCTGCACCTGGACCGGCAGACCGCCCGCAAGGCGTGCATGGTCCAGTCGCTGCCCGTCTGGGACGACCCGCACAACGCCGACCCGGCGTACACCCGCTCCCGGCTGCGCCACGAGGGCCTGCCCGCCCTGGAGAAGGCGCTCGGCAAGGGCGTCGTCGAGGCGCTCGCCCGCACGGCGCAGCTGTCCAGGGACGACGCCGACGCCCTCGACACCTGGGCCGCCCAGGCCGAGACGACCGTGCGCGACTCCACCGGCCTCCTGGAGTGCGCGAAGCTCTACGCGCTGCCCCCCGCGGTGCGCCGCCGCATCGTCCGCCGGGCCGCCATCGACGCGGGCGCCCCCGCGGGTTCGCTCTTCGCCCGGCACATCGAAGAGGTCGACCGTCTGATCACGGGCTGGCGCGGCCAGGGAGCCATCAACCTCCCGGGCAAAGTCGTGGCTCAGCGCCAGGGTGGCAGACTGGTGATCCGGCAAGGCTGA
- the hpt gene encoding hypoxanthine phosphoribosyltransferase, with product MRVDAKDMGTDLQSVLITKEEIDAKLAELAAKIDAEYAGKDLLIVGVLKGAVMVMADLARALSTPVTMDWMAVSSYGAGTQSSGVVRILKDLDTDIKGKHVLIVEDIIDSGLTLSWLLSNLGSREPASLEVCTLLRKPEAAKVAIDVKWIGFDIPNEFVVGYGLDFAEKYRNLPFVGTLAPHVYGG from the coding sequence ATGCGGGTGGACGCGAAAGACATGGGCACCGACCTCCAGTCGGTGCTCATCACCAAAGAAGAGATCGACGCGAAGCTGGCCGAGCTGGCCGCCAAGATCGACGCGGAGTACGCGGGCAAGGACCTGCTGATCGTCGGCGTCCTCAAGGGCGCTGTGATGGTCATGGCGGACCTGGCGCGTGCGCTGTCCACTCCCGTCACGATGGACTGGATGGCCGTTTCGTCGTACGGCGCGGGGACCCAGTCCTCCGGCGTCGTGCGGATCCTCAAGGACCTGGACACCGACATCAAGGGCAAGCACGTCCTGATCGTCGAGGACATCATCGACTCCGGTCTGACGCTGTCCTGGCTGCTGTCCAACCTCGGCTCGCGCGAGCCCGCCTCCCTCGAGGTGTGCACACTGCTGCGCAAGCCCGAGGCGGCCAAGGTCGCGATCGACGTGAAGTGGATCGGCTTCGACATCCCGAACGAGTTCGTCGTGGGGTACGGCCTCGACTTCGCCGAGAAGTACCGCAACCTCCCGTTCGTCGGGACGCTCGCTCCGCACGTCTACGGCGGCTGA
- the ftsH gene encoding ATP-dependent zinc metalloprotease FtsH: MDVKRYFRGPVMWIVLAVLAVVVLMQVVGSSGGYKTVDTGQVVQAINDNKVESAKITTGDEQIIKVELKDGQKVKDSSKIQASYIGDQGVDLAKTLQSKYQTKDIPDGYTVSPSKQNPFVGILLSLLPFVLIVVVFLFLMNQMQGGGSRVMNFGKSKAKLITKDTPKTTFADVAGSDEAVEELHEIKEFLQEPAKFQAVGAKIPKGVLLYGPPGTGKTLLARAVAGEAGVPFYSISGSDFVEMFVGVGASRVRDLFEQAKANAPAIVFVDEIDAVGRHRGAGLGGGHDEREQTLNQLLVEMDGFDVKGGVILIAATNRPDILDPALLRPGRFDRQIAVDRPDMQGRLEILKVHQKGKPVAPDVDLSAVARRTPGFTGADLSNVLNEAALLTARSDKKLIDNSMLDEAIDRVVAGPQKRTRIMSDKEKKITAYHEGGHALVAAASPNSDPVHKITILSRGRALGYTMVLPEEDKYSTTRNEMLDQLAYMLGGRAAEELVFHDPTTGAANDIEKATGTARAMVTQYGMTERLGAIKFGGDNTEPFLGREMGHQRDYSEEVAALVDEEVKKLIETAHNEAWEILVENRDVLDNLVLQLLEKETLGKEEIAEIFSTIVKRPARPAWTGSSRRTPSTRPPVLSPKELSLTNGANGATPAVTSGSTEQPLEVAPEDRPES; this comes from the coding sequence ATGGACGTGAAGCGATACTTCCGTGGGCCAGTCATGTGGATCGTGCTGGCCGTCCTTGCCGTGGTCGTGTTGATGCAGGTCGTCGGCTCGTCCGGTGGCTACAAGACGGTGGACACCGGCCAGGTCGTCCAGGCGATCAACGACAACAAGGTCGAGTCCGCAAAGATCACCACCGGTGACGAGCAGATCATCAAGGTCGAGCTCAAGGACGGCCAGAAGGTCAAGGACAGCAGCAAGATCCAGGCGAGCTACATCGGCGACCAGGGCGTCGACCTCGCCAAGACCCTGCAGTCCAAGTACCAGACCAAGGACATCCCGGACGGTTATACCGTCTCGCCGTCCAAGCAGAACCCGTTCGTCGGCATCCTGCTCTCCCTGCTCCCCTTCGTCCTGATCGTCGTCGTCTTCCTGTTCCTGATGAACCAGATGCAGGGCGGCGGCTCCCGGGTCATGAACTTCGGGAAGTCCAAGGCGAAGCTCATCACCAAGGACACCCCGAAGACGACGTTCGCCGACGTGGCGGGGTCCGACGAGGCGGTCGAGGAGCTCCACGAGATCAAGGAGTTCCTCCAGGAGCCGGCGAAGTTCCAGGCCGTCGGCGCCAAGATCCCCAAGGGCGTGCTGCTCTACGGCCCGCCCGGTACCGGTAAGACGCTCCTCGCGCGTGCCGTCGCCGGTGAGGCCGGAGTCCCGTTCTACTCGATCTCCGGTTCCGACTTCGTCGAGATGTTCGTCGGTGTCGGTGCCTCCCGTGTGCGTGACCTCTTCGAGCAGGCCAAGGCGAACGCCCCGGCGATCGTCTTCGTCGACGAGATCGACGCCGTCGGCCGTCACCGCGGTGCCGGTCTCGGCGGTGGCCACGACGAGCGCGAGCAGACGCTGAACCAGCTGCTCGTCGAGATGGACGGCTTCGACGTGAAGGGCGGCGTCATCCTGATCGCCGCCACGAACCGCCCCGACATCCTCGACCCGGCGCTGCTGCGCCCGGGCCGCTTCGACCGGCAGATCGCCGTCGACCGCCCGGACATGCAGGGCCGTCTGGAGATCCTCAAGGTTCACCAGAAGGGCAAGCCGGTCGCCCCGGACGTCGACCTCTCCGCGGTCGCCCGTCGCACGCCGGGCTTCACCGGCGCGGACCTGAGCAACGTCCTCAACGAGGCCGCGCTGCTCACCGCCCGCAGCGACAAGAAGCTGATCGACAACAGCATGCTCGACGAGGCGATCGACCGCGTCGTGGCGGGCCCGCAGAAGCGGACCCGGATCATGTCCGACAAGGAGAAGAAGATCACCGCGTACCACGAGGGCGGACACGCCCTGGTCGCGGCGGCCTCACCGAACTCGGACCCGGTCCACAAGATCACGATTCTGTCCCGCGGCCGGGCCCTGGGTTACACCATGGTCCTGCCCGAAGAGGACAAGTACTCGACCACGCGCAACGAAATGCTCGACCAGCTGGCGTACATGCTGGGCGGGCGCGCGGCCGAGGAGCTCGTCTTCCACGACCCGACGACGGGCGCGGCGAACGACATCGAGAAGGCCACGGGCACGGCCCGCGCGATGGTCACGCAGTACGGCATGACCGAGCGGCTCGGCGCGATCAAGTTCGGCGGCGACAACACCGAGCCCTTCCTCGGCCGCGAGATGGGCCACCAGCGCGACTACTCGGAAGAGGTCGCGGCGCTGGTCGACGAAGAGGTCAAGAAGCTCATCGAGACCGCGCACAACGAGGCGTGGGAGATCCTCGTCGAGAACCGCGACGTGCTCGACAACCTGGTCCTGCAGCTCCTGGAGAAGGAGACGCTCGGCAAGGAAGAGATCGCCGAGATCTTCTCGACCATCGTGAAGCGCCCGGCCCGCCCGGCGTGGACCGGCTCCTCGCGGCGCACGCCCTCGACCCGCCCGCCGGTGCTCTCCCCCAAGGAGCTGTCGCTGACGAACGGTGCGAACGGCGCGACCCCGGCGGTCACGTCGGGCAGCACGGAGCAGCCCCTCGAGGTGGCCCCGGAGGACCGCCCCGAGAGCTGA
- the folE gene encoding GTP cyclohydrolase I FolE: protein MTDPVTLDGDGLIGEFDEKRAENAVRELLIAVGEDPDREGLRETPGRVARAYREIFAGLWQKPEDVLTTTFDLGHDEMVLVKDIEVTSCCEHHLVPFRGVAHVGYIPSTSGKITGLSKLARLVDVYARRPQVQERMTTQIADSLMEILEPRGVIVVVECEHMCMSMRGIRKPGAKTITSAVRGQLRDPATRNEAMSLIMAR from the coding sequence ATGACCGACCCGGTGACGCTGGACGGCGATGGCCTGATCGGCGAGTTCGACGAGAAGCGGGCCGAGAACGCCGTACGCGAGCTGCTCATCGCCGTGGGGGAGGACCCCGACCGGGAGGGGCTGCGTGAGACCCCGGGACGCGTCGCGCGGGCGTACAGGGAGATATTCGCCGGGCTCTGGCAGAAGCCCGAGGACGTGCTGACGACGACGTTCGATCTCGGCCACGACGAGATGGTCCTGGTGAAGGACATCGAGGTCACCTCCTGCTGTGAGCACCACCTGGTGCCGTTCCGCGGCGTGGCGCACGTGGGGTACATCCCGTCCACCTCCGGCAAGATCACCGGCCTGTCGAAGCTGGCCCGCCTCGTGGATGTGTACGCGCGCCGTCCGCAGGTGCAGGAGCGCATGACGACGCAGATAGCGGACTCGCTGATGGAGATCCTGGAGCCGCGCGGCGTCATCGTCGTCGTGGAGTGCGAGCACATGTGCATGTCGATGCGCGGCATCCGCAAGCCCGGCGCCAAGACCATCACCTCCGCGGTCCGCGGCCAGCTGCGCGACCCCGCGACGCGCAACGAGGCGATGAGCCTGATCATGGCCCGCTGA
- a CDS encoding aldo/keto reductase: MTNTSTQSLPTRKLGGLEVSALGYGAMVLSPGVYGEVDDERGERALLAAVDAGATIIDTSDGYGADGHNERLIGKALRGRRDQVAIATKFGFRLPEGVEPHPFPIGYAFGELAVNGDPKHVRGYAEASLRGLETDYIDLYYPHFPDPQIPLEDTVGAVAELIRDGLVRHLGLSNVTAAQLRAAHAVHPVSAVQIEWSMWKPAEPELLAAARELGVGLVPWSPLGAGFLTGTVGQVTEGDFRQNAPRFDAANLKANNDRFAPVRGVAQELDITPAQLALAWLLHQDPNVVPIPGSRTPKHIEENLAAAHVRLDADVLGRLERILGETEVEGGTLL; encoded by the coding sequence ATGACGAATACGAGCACGCAGTCCCTGCCCACCCGCAAGCTCGGCGGCCTGGAGGTCTCCGCCCTCGGTTACGGCGCCATGGTCCTCTCCCCGGGCGTCTACGGCGAGGTCGACGACGAGCGCGGCGAGCGGGCTCTCCTCGCGGCGGTCGACGCGGGTGCCACGATCATCGACACCTCCGACGGTTACGGCGCCGACGGCCACAACGAACGCCTCATCGGCAAGGCCCTGCGGGGACGCCGCGACCAGGTCGCGATAGCCACCAAGTTCGGCTTCCGGCTGCCGGAGGGCGTGGAGCCGCACCCCTTCCCCATCGGCTACGCCTTCGGTGAGCTGGCGGTCAACGGCGACCCGAAGCACGTACGCGGCTATGCCGAGGCGAGCCTGCGGGGTCTGGAGACGGACTACATCGACCTGTACTACCCGCACTTCCCCGACCCGCAGATCCCCCTGGAGGACACCGTCGGGGCGGTCGCCGAGCTGATCCGGGACGGACTCGTACGGCACCTCGGCCTCTCGAACGTGACGGCCGCCCAACTGCGGGCCGCGCACGCCGTGCACCCCGTGTCGGCGGTGCAGATCGAGTGGTCGATGTGGAAGCCCGCGGAGCCGGAACTCCTCGCGGCGGCGCGGGAGCTCGGGGTCGGGCTCGTGCCGTGGTCGCCGCTGGGCGCCGGCTTCCTCACCGGCACGGTCGGCCAGGTCACGGAGGGCGACTTCCGGCAGAACGCGCCGCGCTTCGACGCTGCGAATCTCAAGGCCAACAACGACCGCTTCGCGCCCGTGCGGGGCGTGGCACAGGAGCTGGACATCACCCCGGCGCAGCTGGCGCTCGCCTGGCTGCTGCACCAGGACCCGAACGTGGTGCCGATCCCCGGCAGCCGTACGCCGAAGCACATCGAGGAGAACCTCGCGGCCGCGCACGTACGGCTGGACGCGGACGTCCTCGGGCGTCTGGAGCGGATCCTGGGGGAGACGGAGGTCGAGGGCGGCACGCTGCTGTAG
- a CDS encoding DUF3180 domain-containing protein codes for MKELRIRTLVGLFLAAGVLSWSGARLWDSVGTLPRVPLAAPIVLAVIAVTLLATALSLRSRLKAQRERRPGAKGVEPMMAARAVVFGQASALVAALVAGMYGGTGVFLLESLDIPPRRDQAVYAGLSVLMGIAVIAAGFFMERVCKLPEDDDENGETPAAA; via the coding sequence GTGAAGGAACTGCGCATCAGGACACTGGTCGGCCTCTTCCTCGCGGCCGGAGTCCTGTCCTGGTCGGGCGCCCGCCTCTGGGACTCCGTCGGCACCCTGCCGCGCGTTCCGCTGGCCGCGCCCATCGTGCTCGCGGTCATCGCCGTCACCCTCCTCGCGACGGCGCTGTCCCTGCGTTCCCGGCTCAAGGCCCAGCGCGAGCGGCGCCCCGGCGCCAAGGGCGTCGAGCCGATGATGGCCGCCCGCGCGGTCGTCTTCGGCCAGGCGAGCGCCCTGGTCGCGGCCCTGGTCGCGGGGATGTACGGCGGGACGGGTGTGTTCCTGCTCGAGTCCCTCGACATCCCGCCCCGCCGCGACCAGGCGGTGTACGCGGGGCTTTCGGTCCTGATGGGCATCGCGGTGATAGCGGCCGGCTTCTTCATGGAGCGCGTCTGCAAGCTCCCCGAGGACGACGACGAGAACGGCGAGACGCCCGCGGCGGCGTAG
- the folK gene encoding 2-amino-4-hydroxy-6-hydroxymethyldihydropteridine diphosphokinase, with product MTAPFKAGQSDPTVQPVPTSVVAQVDAADSTLSNPQRAVISLGSNLGNRLETLQGAVDALEDTPGLRVKAVSPVYETEPWGVDPGTQPSYFNAVVVVKTTLPPASLLERAQAVEEAFHRVRDERWGPRTIDVDIVAYADVVSDDPALTLPHPRAHERAFVLAPWHDVEPEAQLTGRGPVAKLLDAVTLDGVAPRADLELRLPE from the coding sequence ATGACTGCGCCCTTCAAAGCGGGTCAGAGCGACCCCACCGTCCAGCCGGTGCCCACCTCCGTCGTCGCGCAGGTGGACGCCGCGGACTCGACGCTGTCCAACCCCCAGCGCGCCGTGATCTCCCTCGGCAGCAACCTGGGCAACCGCCTGGAGACGCTGCAGGGCGCCGTCGACGCCCTGGAGGACACCCCCGGCCTGCGGGTCAAGGCGGTCTCTCCGGTGTACGAGACCGAGCCCTGGGGCGTCGACCCCGGCACCCAGCCCTCGTACTTCAACGCGGTCGTCGTGGTGAAGACGACCCTGCCGCCCGCCTCGCTCCTGGAGCGCGCGCAGGCGGTCGAGGAGGCCTTCCACCGCGTGCGGGACGAGCGCTGGGGCCCGCGCACCATCGACGTGGACATCGTGGCGTACGCGGACGTGGTCTCCGACGACCCGGCCCTCACGCTGCCCCACCCGCGCGCCCACGAGCGCGCCTTCGTCCTCGCTCCCTGGCACGATGTGGAGCCCGAGGCCCAGCTGACCGGCCGGGGCCCGGTCGCGAAGCTGCTCGACGCGGTCACCCTGGACGGCGTGGCTCCCCGCGCCGACCTGGAACTCCGACTGCCGGAGTAG
- the folB gene encoding dihydroneopterin aldolase gives MDRVALRGLKARGHHGVYPREREEGQTFIVDLVLGLDTRAAAADDDLAKTVHYGIVAEEVVAVVEGEPVDLIETLAERIAQACLKHDGVLEVEVCVHKPDAPITVPFDDVTVTITRSRV, from the coding sequence GTGGATCGTGTCGCGCTGCGCGGCCTCAAGGCCCGCGGGCACCACGGTGTCTATCCGCGGGAGCGCGAAGAAGGCCAGACCTTCATCGTGGACCTGGTGCTCGGCCTGGACACACGAGCGGCCGCGGCCGACGACGACCTGGCGAAGACGGTGCACTACGGAATCGTGGCCGAAGAGGTCGTGGCCGTCGTCGAGGGCGAACCCGTCGACCTCATCGAGACGCTCGCGGAGCGCATCGCCCAGGCGTGTCTCAAGCACGACGGAGTTCTGGAGGTCGAGGTCTGCGTGCACAAGCCGGACGCCCCGATCACCGTCCCCTTCGACGACGTGACCGTCACCATCACCCGGAGCCGAGTATGA
- a CDS encoding nuclear transport factor 2 family protein has protein sequence MTAARTDIEQVQLANTAFYEALERGDFDEVSDLWLDSGDTPEGSGDAEDTEGAEGAEGGDTAGDAVSCVHPGWPVLTGRGEVLRSYALIMANTEYIQFFLTDLKVGVAGDTALVTCTENILSGGPPPEGGGELGPLVGQLVVATNVFRRTPDGWKLWSHHASPVLAETDDEEGEETPT, from the coding sequence GTGACCGCCGCCAGGACCGACATCGAGCAGGTACAACTCGCCAACACGGCGTTCTACGAAGCACTCGAACGCGGCGACTTCGACGAGGTCTCCGACCTCTGGCTGGACTCCGGGGACACCCCGGAGGGCTCAGGGGACGCGGAGGACACCGAGGGCGCCGAAGGCGCGGAGGGCGGTGACACGGCCGGTGACGCCGTCTCCTGCGTCCACCCCGGCTGGCCGGTCCTGACGGGCCGCGGCGAGGTCCTCAGGTCGTACGCGCTGATCATGGCGAACACCGAGTACATCCAGTTCTTCCTCACCGACCTGAAGGTCGGCGTGGCCGGCGACACCGCTCTGGTGACGTGCACGGAGAACATCCTCAGCGGCGGCCCGCCCCCGGAGGGCGGCGGCGAGCTCGGCCCGCTCGTGGGCCAGCTCGTGGTCGCCACGAATGTGTTTCGCCGCACACCCGACGGCTGGAAGCTGTGGTCGCACCACGCCTCCCCCGTCCTCGCGGAAACCGACGACGAAGAGGGTGAGGAGACCCCCACCTGA
- the folP gene encoding dihydropteroate synthase has product MSTLRGRGSVQGLPEWDRCAVMGVVNVTPDSFSDGGRWFDTTAAVKHGIDLVAQGADLVDVGGESTRPGAPRVDEDEELKRVVPVVRGLAAEGVTVSVDTMRATVAEQALAAGAVLVNDVSGGLADPRMVPAVAAAHAPFVVMHWRGFLTDIHAEPHYEDVLSEVVDELHARVQAAIEGGIAPERIVVDPGLGFSKEAEHDLTLLAHLERLRDLGHPVLVAASRKRFLGRVLAGPEGAPPPARERDAATAAVSAIAAHQGAWAVRVHEVRATADAVRVARAVTGAAGGPR; this is encoded by the coding sequence ATGAGTACGTTGCGCGGGCGGGGATCGGTCCAGGGGCTGCCGGAGTGGGACCGCTGTGCGGTCATGGGCGTGGTGAACGTGACGCCGGACTCCTTCTCCGACGGCGGGCGCTGGTTCGACACGACGGCCGCCGTCAAGCACGGCATCGACCTGGTCGCCCAGGGCGCCGACCTCGTCGACGTCGGCGGCGAGTCCACCCGCCCCGGCGCACCCCGCGTGGACGAGGACGAAGAGCTCAAGCGCGTCGTCCCCGTCGTCCGCGGCCTGGCCGCGGAGGGCGTCACGGTCTCCGTGGACACGATGCGCGCCACCGTCGCCGAGCAGGCGCTCGCGGCCGGCGCCGTCCTCGTCAACGACGTCAGCGGCGGCCTCGCCGACCCGCGCATGGTCCCGGCGGTCGCCGCCGCGCACGCCCCCTTCGTGGTCATGCACTGGCGCGGCTTCCTCACCGACATCCACGCCGAGCCGCACTACGAAGACGTGCTCTCCGAAGTCGTCGACGAGCTCCACGCGCGCGTGCAGGCCGCCATCGAGGGCGGCATCGCCCCCGAGCGCATCGTCGTCGACCCGGGCCTCGGCTTCTCCAAGGAGGCCGAGCACGACCTGACGCTCCTCGCCCACCTGGAGCGCCTGCGCGACCTCGGCCACCCGGTCCTCGTCGCCGCCTCCCGCAAGCGGTTCCTCGGCCGCGTCCTCGCGGGCCCCGAGGGCGCCCCGCCGCCCGCCCGCGAGCGCGACGCCGCCACCGCCGCCGTCTCCGCCATCGCCGCCCACCAGGGCGCCTGGGCGGTCCGCGTGCACGAGGTGCGGGCGACCGCCGACGCGGTCCGCGTCGCCCGCGCCGTGACCGGCGCGGCTGGCGGCCCTCGGTGA
- a CDS encoding phosphatidylglycerol lysyltransferase domain-containing protein, giving the protein MSGGVPDSEVRHRDGRLHKVLRGPRPEAVPTWVARACTLVGLLNVAAGVFPRFRHSRMHAIAEVLPGALGPFAAALALSSGILLLLLAHGLRRHKRRAWRAAVVLLPAGAAAQFAYRHSIIGVVISIALLALLLRHRSEFTALPDPRSRWRALANFVLLGAGSILLGLVIVSVHPGKTIGDPSITDRLEHVLYGLFGFEGPVDYYGRTSWTVGFSLGALGMLTALTTIYLAFRPEHPAARLTEDDETKLRALLDRHGGRDSLGHFALRRDKGVVFSPSGKAAVTYRVVSGVMLASGDPIGDVEAWPGAIERFMDEAKAHSWTPAVMGCSETGGEVWTRETGLDALELGDEAVVDVADFSLSGRAMRNVRQMVKRIERNGYETRVRRIRDLGEQELTRIQRAAEAWRGTDTERGFSMALGRIGDPDDGDCLIATAHKADEEPGPYGDLKAVLHFVPWGKDGVSLDLMRRDRAADPGMNELLIVAALQAAPKLGIARVSLNFAMFRAALARGEKIGAGPVLRAWRGLLVFLSRWFQIESLYKFNAKFRPRWEPRFVVYRSSKDLPRIGFAAMQAEGFVTLALPRFLRRGTPQRRPCPHRAAEREVQAA; this is encoded by the coding sequence ATGTCGGGCGGGGTTCCGGACAGTGAGGTGCGCCACCGCGACGGTCGGCTGCACAAGGTGCTGCGCGGGCCACGCCCGGAGGCGGTGCCCACCTGGGTCGCCAGAGCCTGCACCCTCGTCGGCCTCCTGAACGTCGCGGCGGGCGTCTTCCCCCGTTTCCGGCACAGCCGTATGCACGCCATCGCCGAGGTGCTGCCCGGCGCGCTCGGCCCCTTCGCCGCCGCGCTCGCGCTCAGCTCCGGCATCCTGCTGCTCCTTCTCGCGCACGGGCTGCGGCGCCACAAGCGGCGGGCCTGGCGGGCCGCCGTGGTGCTGCTGCCCGCGGGCGCCGCGGCGCAGTTCGCGTACCGGCACTCGATCATCGGCGTCGTCATCTCGATCGCGCTCCTGGCGCTTCTGCTGCGCCATCGGAGTGAGTTCACCGCCCTGCCCGACCCGCGCAGCCGCTGGCGTGCCCTCGCCAACTTCGTCCTCCTCGGTGCCGGATCGATTCTGCTGGGTCTGGTGATCGTCAGCGTCCACCCCGGCAAGACCATCGGTGACCCCAGCATCACCGATCGTCTGGAGCACGTCCTCTACGGCCTCTTCGGCTTCGAGGGCCCGGTCGACTACTACGGACGCACGTCCTGGACGGTCGGTTTCTCCCTCGGCGCCCTCGGCATGCTCACCGCCCTCACCACCATCTACCTGGCCTTCCGCCCCGAGCACCCGGCCGCGCGCCTCACCGAGGACGACGAGACGAAGCTGCGCGCCCTGCTCGACAGGCACGGCGGCCGCGACTCCCTCGGCCACTTCGCGCTCCGCCGCGACAAGGGCGTCGTCTTCTCCCCCAGCGGCAAGGCCGCCGTCACCTACCGCGTCGTCTCCGGAGTGATGCTCGCCAGCGGCGACCCGATCGGCGACGTCGAGGCCTGGCCCGGCGCGATCGAGCGCTTCATGGACGAGGCGAAGGCCCACTCCTGGACCCCGGCCGTCATGGGCTGCTCCGAGACGGGCGGCGAGGTGTGGACCCGCGAGACCGGCCTGGACGCCCTGGAACTGGGTGACGAGGCGGTGGTGGACGTCGCGGATTTCTCCCTGTCCGGGCGTGCGATGCGCAACGTACGCCAGATGGTCAAGCGGATCGAGCGCAATGGCTACGAGACGCGCGTACGGCGCATCCGTGACCTGGGCGAACAGGAGCTCACCCGGATCCAGCGGGCCGCCGAGGCCTGGCGCGGCACCGACACCGAGCGCGGCTTCTCCATGGCGCTCGGCCGCATCGGCGACCCGGACGACGGCGACTGTCTGATCGCCACCGCCCACAAGGCCGACGAGGAGCCGGGCCCCTACGGCGACCTGAAGGCTGTCCTGCACTTCGTTCCGTGGGGCAAGGACGGCGTCTCCCTGGACCTCATGCGCCGCGACCGCGCGGCCGACCCCGGCATGAACGAGCTCCTCATCGTCGCCGCCCTCCAGGCGGCCCCCAAGCTCGGCATCGCGCGCGTGTCCCTCAACTTCGCCATGTTCCGCGCGGCCCTCGCACGCGGCGAGAAGATCGGCGCGGGCCCGGTCCTGCGCGCCTGGCGCGGCCTGCTGGTGTTCCTGTCCCGCTGGTTCCAGATCGAGTCCCTGTACAAGTTCAACGCGAAGTTCCGCCCCCGCTGGGAGCCCCGCTTCGTCGTCTACCGCTCCAGCAAGGACCTCCCCCGCATCGGCTTCGCCGCGATGCAGGCCGAGGGCTTCGTCACGCTCGCCCTGCCGCGCTTCCTGCGCCGGGGCACGCCCCAGCGCCGCCCCTGCCCGCACCGGGCCGCGGAGCGGGAGGTCCAGGCGGCGTAA